In Chryseobacterium shigense, the following proteins share a genomic window:
- a CDS encoding TonB-dependent receptor plug domain-containing protein, whose product MKNKKTILSASVLFFLGTYAFGQEKEKDSVKTNSVEEVVVLGSRAGARSKTDSPVPVDVFNIKESSVVLPQSSIGQILNAVAPSFTSTIQTNSDGTDHLDPAQLRGLGPDQVLVLVNGKRRHTSALVNVNGTPGRGTIGTDLNSIPSFALNRIEVLRDGASAQYGSDAIAGVINLELKKDIGKLTGQVSYGGNLTPTANDHTGNFDGQNIQVDLNYGNKIGSRGGFYNITWSSQFRNPTFRAGTESGAIYNAYNAIEKRALDGGVNLSSLFTNINSVPNSQQLINYIHQYAQGVSYFSQDFQNQIQGANTITALQGLLKGDVTDQELAYRGLNRKDFNMQVGQSKLNNHQLFANIEVPVSDNWKVYSFGGYSFRHGSSGGFYRRPNQSRTFTGLYLDGYLPQIGTDIQDLSLSAGIKGNWDGWDIDFSNTFGQNSFTYNIRNTGNTSLRFASPDEFDAGGLRFSQNTINLDFSKKYDVWSGINIAFGGEHRYENFKITQGEEASYETYDAAGNVWNNTSPRATDFFGNVLPGGSQVFGGFKPVNAVNKNRQAVAAYADVEFNFTDWLLVDAAARYENYSDFGSTFNYKLASRIKVAPDFNVRLAGSTGFRAPSIHQIYYNVTSTLFVTSPQFPVGRLLDVGTFSNDSEIAGLLEMPKLKQETSKSASVGFTYRIPSASLTFTADGYFTRINNRIILTDQFLRSDVPAAAQIAFDAQGVNGAQFFTNAIDTETKGVDVVISHNARFSGFKLDNNFAINISETKKVGNTHSSGLLQSPNLEKIYFSEKSRVYLEEAVPRVKASLSHTLSWKNASIYLRNTYFGKVTGADIIDVNGDGVVGFNEHQQIGAKIVTDLSLAYQFTKNVGLTLGVNNLFDVYPDKNLAASTNNDQFIYSRSTSQFGQNGRYVFTRLNFNF is encoded by the coding sequence ATGAAAAATAAAAAGACTATTTTATCAGCTTCTGTTCTGTTTTTCCTGGGGACATATGCTTTCGGACAGGAAAAAGAAAAAGACAGCGTAAAAACCAATAGTGTAGAAGAGGTTGTTGTGCTGGGTTCAAGAGCCGGCGCAAGATCAAAAACAGACAGCCCGGTTCCGGTGGATGTCTTTAATATTAAAGAATCTTCAGTGGTTCTTCCACAATCCAGTATAGGGCAGATTTTGAATGCGGTGGCGCCTTCTTTCACGTCTACCATTCAGACTAACTCAGATGGGACGGACCATTTGGATCCTGCGCAGCTGAGAGGATTAGGCCCGGATCAGGTGTTGGTTTTGGTGAATGGAAAAAGAAGACATACTTCAGCGTTGGTAAATGTTAACGGAACACCGGGAAGAGGAACGATAGGAACCGACCTGAACTCAATTCCTTCATTTGCATTAAACCGAATCGAAGTACTGCGTGACGGAGCCTCTGCCCAATATGGTTCCGATGCTATTGCCGGAGTAATCAACCTTGAGCTGAAAAAAGATATCGGGAAGCTGACAGGGCAGGTGAGTTACGGAGGAAATCTCACTCCGACAGCCAATGACCATACAGGAAATTTTGACGGACAAAATATTCAGGTAGACCTTAATTATGGGAACAAAATAGGAAGTAGAGGAGGCTTTTATAATATTACATGGTCTTCGCAGTTCAGAAACCCTACTTTCAGGGCCGGAACAGAAAGCGGGGCAATTTATAATGCATACAATGCAATTGAAAAACGGGCACTGGATGGCGGAGTCAACTTATCTTCTTTATTCACAAATATTAATAGCGTACCGAATTCCCAGCAGCTTATTAACTATATTCATCAGTATGCCCAGGGAGTAAGTTATTTTTCTCAGGATTTTCAAAATCAGATTCAGGGAGCAAATACAATAACCGCTTTACAAGGGCTATTGAAAGGAGATGTTACAGATCAGGAACTGGCTTACCGGGGGCTCAACAGAAAAGATTTCAATATGCAGGTAGGGCAGTCTAAACTGAATAACCATCAGCTTTTTGCCAATATTGAAGTTCCTGTCAGTGATAACTGGAAAGTATATTCATTCGGTGGATACAGCTTCAGACACGGAAGTTCAGGTGGATTCTACAGAAGACCTAACCAGAGCAGAACCTTTACAGGATTGTATCTGGACGGTTATTTACCGCAAATTGGAACAGATATCCAGGATTTGTCTCTTTCGGCAGGAATTAAAGGAAACTGGGATGGCTGGGATATTGATTTCAGTAATACATTCGGGCAGAATTCCTTTACCTATAATATCAGGAATACAGGAAACACATCTTTAAGATTTGCATCTCCCGATGAATTTGATGCAGGAGGATTGAGGTTCTCCCAGAATACCATCAATTTAGATTTCTCAAAAAAATACGATGTCTGGAGTGGGATTAATATAGCTTTCGGAGGAGAGCACCGTTATGAAAATTTCAAAATAACCCAGGGCGAAGAAGCATCTTATGAAACTTATGATGCCGCAGGAAATGTTTGGAACAATACAAGCCCGAGAGCAACTGATTTCTTTGGAAATGTGCTTCCGGGAGGATCACAGGTTTTCGGAGGATTTAAGCCTGTCAATGCAGTCAATAAAAACAGGCAGGCAGTAGCTGCTTATGCAGACGTTGAATTCAATTTTACCGATTGGTTACTGGTAGATGCGGCTGCAAGATATGAGAATTACTCAGATTTCGGGTCTACATTCAATTATAAGCTGGCTTCAAGAATCAAAGTGGCGCCTGATTTCAATGTGAGGCTGGCAGGTTCCACAGGTTTCAGAGCGCCTTCTATTCATCAGATTTATTATAATGTAACATCAACATTGTTTGTTACTTCCCCGCAATTTCCGGTAGGCCGTCTTCTGGATGTGGGAACCTTCAGCAATGATTCAGAAATTGCAGGCCTGCTGGAAATGCCAAAATTAAAACAGGAAACATCTAAATCTGCCAGTGTAGGATTCACATACAGAATTCCTTCAGCAAGCCTTACTTTTACAGCAGACGGATATTTTACAAGAATTAACAACAGGATCATTCTTACAGACCAGTTCTTAAGATCAGATGTGCCTGCTGCTGCACAGATCGCTTTTGATGCCCAGGGAGTTAACGGAGCACAGTTCTTTACCAATGCCATTGATACGGAAACGAAAGGGGTAGATGTAGTTATTTCTCACAATGCAAGATTTTCAGGATTTAAACTGGATAATAATTTTGCCATCAACATTAGCGAGACGAAGAAAGTAGGGAATACCCATTCTTCGGGACTTTTGCAGTCTCCAAACCTGGAGAAGATCTATTTTTCAGAGAAATCCAGAGTATATCTTGAAGAAGCGGTTCCAAGAGTGAAGGCTAGCTTATCTCATACACTTTCGTGGAAAAATGCAAGTATTTATCTTAGAAATACCTATTTCGGAAAAGTAACGGGTGCAGATATTATTGATGTGAATGGAGATGGAGTTGTCGGGTTCAATGAACATCAGCAGATCGGGGCTAAGATCGTTACCGATCTTTCACTGGCCTACCAGTTTACAAAAAATGTAGGTCTGACCTTAGGAGTGAACAATCTTTTTGATGTTTATCCGGATAAAAACCTTGCGGCATCTACCAATAATGACCAGTTTATCTATTCCCGCTCAACCTCTCAATTCGGGCAGAACGGAAGGTATGTGTTCACCAGGCTTAATTTCAATTTTTAA
- a CDS encoding carbon starvation protein A, translating to MDFLNNTNALTLIFVSILIFAIAYRFYGIFIANKVLRLNDKNTTPAVEFADGKDYVATNKNVLFGHHFAAIAAAGPLVGPVLAAQFGYLPGALWILIGCVLGGGVHDMVVLFASVRHKGQSLATIASKEIGKATGTVAGFAILFILILTLAGLSLACINAMHEASWSLFTVVITMPIAVIMGLIMRYRKNSVLFASILGGILLIAGIIGGHSLMQNETMNNLFSWDIKTISIAIPLYGFLASVLPVWLLLVPRDYLSTYLKIGTIIMLAVGVIVIHPTIQMPALTEFVKGGGPVIGGPVLPFIFIVIACGAISGFHAVIATGTTPKMLNKEKEILFVGYGAMLVEGFVALMALIAACTLMPGDYFAINTPKESYDAFLAAHPSLHGVDIDYYSQKIGIELHGRTGGAVSLAVGMAHIFNKIPYMDQLTAYWYNFAIMFEAVFILTAIDAGTRVGRFFLQEMLGSVIPKFNDKNWVPGIIISSLLFTFAWGYLVFTGNVSSIWPLFGISNQLLAACGLIVCTTMLIRMNRGKYALCSAIPGVFMAGITFWAGYIQVTTIYLPKEQYLLAALAATAMILMLIVFIGAFIKWYQLLQIRTTETDFYGEPVKELVER from the coding sequence GGATTTTCTGAATAACACCAATGCACTTACCCTGATCTTTGTATCGATACTTATCTTTGCAATCGCCTATCGTTTTTATGGGATCTTCATTGCCAATAAAGTACTGAGGCTTAATGATAAAAATACTACTCCGGCAGTAGAGTTTGCCGACGGTAAAGATTATGTAGCTACCAATAAGAATGTACTTTTCGGTCATCATTTTGCCGCAATTGCTGCTGCCGGGCCTTTGGTAGGACCTGTACTGGCAGCTCAGTTCGGATACTTACCCGGTGCATTGTGGATACTGATTGGCTGCGTGCTTGGCGGTGGGGTGCATGATATGGTTGTATTATTTGCTTCTGTAAGGCATAAAGGACAAAGCCTGGCTACTATTGCTTCAAAAGAGATAGGTAAAGCTACAGGAACTGTTGCCGGCTTTGCCATTTTATTCATTCTTATTCTTACACTGGCTGGTTTATCATTGGCCTGTATCAATGCAATGCATGAGGCTTCATGGTCCCTTTTCACTGTTGTTATTACGATGCCTATTGCTGTAATTATGGGGCTTATCATGAGATACAGAAAAAACAGCGTGCTTTTTGCCAGTATTTTAGGCGGTATACTTTTAATAGCCGGAATTATAGGCGGACACAGCCTAATGCAGAATGAAACGATGAATAACCTGTTTTCATGGGATATCAAAACCATTTCCATTGCTATTCCCTTATATGGTTTTCTTGCTTCTGTTCTTCCGGTTTGGCTGCTTTTGGTACCCCGGGACTACCTTTCAACTTACCTGAAAATAGGTACCATCATTATGCTGGCTGTAGGTGTTATTGTAATTCATCCTACGATACAGATGCCGGCCCTTACAGAATTTGTGAAAGGCGGAGGACCTGTTATAGGCGGTCCCGTATTACCTTTTATATTCATTGTTATTGCATGTGGTGCTATTTCCGGTTTTCATGCGGTAATTGCAACGGGAACAACTCCCAAAATGCTTAATAAAGAAAAAGAAATCCTTTTTGTAGGCTATGGAGCTATGCTGGTAGAAGGTTTTGTTGCTTTAATGGCTTTAATTGCGGCCTGTACATTAATGCCGGGGGACTATTTTGCCATCAATACACCAAAAGAATCATATGATGCTTTTCTGGCCGCCCATCCTTCACTACACGGGGTAGATATTGATTATTATTCACAAAAAATAGGCATTGAACTTCACGGAAGAACCGGTGGTGCCGTATCACTTGCCGTAGGAATGGCCCATATCTTCAATAAGATACCTTATATGGACCAGCTGACAGCATATTGGTATAATTTCGCGATTATGTTTGAGGCTGTATTTATCCTTACGGCTATTGATGCAGGAACAAGAGTAGGCCGTTTCTTTCTGCAGGAAATGCTGGGTTCCGTTATTCCTAAATTCAATGATAAAAACTGGGTTCCAGGAATTATTATCAGCAGTCTTTTATTTACTTTCGCCTGGGGATATCTTGTATTCACAGGTAACGTGAGCAGCATCTGGCCTCTGTTTGGAATCAGTAACCAGCTATTGGCAGCCTGCGGGCTGATTGTCTGTACCACAATGCTCATCCGCATGAACAGAGGAAAGTATGCCTTATGTTCTGCAATTCCCGGAGTTTTTATGGCCGGAATCACTTTCTGGGCAGGCTATATCCAGGTAACAACAATCTATCTTCCTAAAGAACAGTATCTGCTGGCTGCTTTAGCGGCAACGGCAATGATCCTGATGCTGATTGTATTCATTGGTGCATTTATCAAATGGTACCAGCTTCTGCAGATCAGAACCACAGAAACCGATTTTTATGGAGAGCCTGTAAAAGAACTTGTGGAAAGGTAG